In Bubalus bubalis isolate 160015118507 breed Murrah chromosome 3, NDDB_SH_1, whole genome shotgun sequence, a genomic segment contains:
- the TSPOAP1 gene encoding peripheral-type benzodiazepine receptor-associated protein 1 isoform X4 yields MEQLTSLPSLGDPGNMEPWALPAWQSWTPGRGGDAGGASPSMAGTPTDLRVGELRPEESSEPEGARSLGPVGGMEPGRTGTGLPSPARGALSSGPGCQRLEDPEAEAFSKGKLKMGFGDRPNLELLRAVGELQQRCAILKEENQMLRKSSFPETEEKVRRLKRKNAELAVIAKRLEERARKLQETNLRVVSAPMPSPGASLELCRKALARQRARDLSETASALLAKDKQIAALQRECRELQARLTLAGKEGPQWLHVRDFDRLLRESQREVLRLQRQIALRNQREPPSPPRPPGPSVPARAGAPAPGAPGEATPQEDVENPAVVLGEPEKQQRVQQLESELSKKRKKCESLEQEARKKQRRCEELELQLKAAQNENARLVEENSRLSGRATEKEQVEWENAELRGQLLGVTQERDSALLKSQSLQSKLESLEQVLKHMREVAQRRQQLEVEHEQARLSLQEKREEVRRLQQAQAEAQREHEGAVQLLESTLDSMQVRVRELEEQCRSQTERFSLLARELQAFRLHPGPLDLLTSALGCGAPGDSPPHPCCCSTPQPCRGSGPKDLDLPPASPGRCTPKSSETASATLAGVSRRTPAKRAESLSNSSRSESIHNSPKSCPTPEVDTASEVEELEADSVSLLPAVAEGGRGGARVQVFLARYSYNPFEGPNENPEAELPLTAGEYIYIYGSMDEDGFFEGELMDGRRGLVPSNFVERVSDDDLLASLPPELADLSHSSGPELSFLSGGGGGSSSGGQSSGGHSQPRPEDEAAGEVPSPSPPPEGLGEPPAVPYPRRLAVLKQLAHSVVLAWEPPPERVELCGYHVCVNGELRQALGSGAPPTAVLENLDLQAGPLRVSVQALTSRGGSDPLRCCLLLGARARVAPSQLRVHRLTATSAEIAWVPSNSSLAHAVYLNGEECPPARPSTYWATFCHLRPGTLYQARVEAQLPPRGSWEPGGERPEPRAATLQFTTLPAGPPDAPLDVQVEPGPSPGILIISWLPVTIDAAGTSNGVRVTGYAVYADGQKIMEVASPTAGSVLVELAQLQLLQACRAVAVRTMSPHGESADSLPAPVAPALAEASWPARVPCACPRPGPEARPPLAPASPGLGDPSSPLRCPDPCGAQEPPGAPPASPPRETAGGSSEEPPAPVSQEQAGAAMLGAPGDGKASEPVLGECIPGPATYSVAKEDTEQTVGEACLAPGTTQGALAQRLPCAQACRGGDTGSGLRPRAEEDAAELGVRPGNALVDQGRNSDLSDIQEEEEEEEEELGVITCSFPKQVAGHSIGGQGAKPQPQPDPFCETDSDEEILEQILEPPLQHFRSKKLFSIPEEEEEEEEEEAGEAVQEEKGPGAGSASRDPGPPAPLPPGLGCDGARPRGPGLCASSPQPCRAGDRPEDPLGLVGGSSWRKGSGSPEKPPGRRRSPDPREHCSRLLSNGGGGSQAPGRAPGPARERGGPSAAEGPRAPPDAGGRARPAPSRKCPRGRAPELEPGLASCLSPKCLEISIEYDSEDEQEMGGGDMSIASSGCLGDGGAWGAAPVGRPRAPPKAGSGPHPYPYSPAWEKGEPERRGRSATGRAKEPPPRAAESGEPRGLESPGQSGSQRRRGWAPRPGSTELAPPRSPPEASLALRDLPVRVFVALFDYDPVSMSPNPDAGEEELPFREGQILKVFGDKDADGFYQGEGGGRWGYIPCNMVAEVAVDSPAGTQQLLQQGHLSPEVLAEGSGNGLFVYSAARTAGPPPKPRRSKKGTPALASSAGLKAPHSMVAAFDYNPRESSPNMDVEAELPFRAGDVITVFGAMDDDGFYYGELNGQRGLVPSNFLEGPGPEAGGSDREPGAAPSEGQRTRRRRVQC; encoded by the exons ATGGAGCAACTGACATCCCTTCCATCGCTGGGGGACCCAGGAAACATGGAGCCATGGGCACTGCCCGCCTGGCAGAGCTGGACTCCAGGCCGGGGGGGTGATGCTGGAGGTGCATCCCCAAGCATGGCTGGTACCCCCACAGATCTGCGTGTTGGAGAACTGAGGCCTGAGGAGAGTTCCGAGCCTGAGGGAGCCCGAAGCCTGGGGCCTGTGGGGGGCATGGAGCCTGGAAGAACAGGAACTGGGCTGCCCAGCCCTGCGCGGGGAGCCTTGAGCTCCGGACCCGGCTGTCAGAGGCTGGAGGACCCGGAGGCAGAGGCTTTCTCTAAG GGCAAGCTGAAAATGGGCTTCGGGGACAGGCCCAATCTGGAGCTGCTGAGGGCCGTGGGGGAGCTGCAGCAGCGCTGTGCCATCCTTAAGGAGGAGAACCAGATGCTG AGGAAGAGCAGCTTCCCAGAGACGGAGGAGAAGGTGCGGAGACTGAAGCGGAAGAATGCCGAGCTGGCGGTCATTGCCAAGCGCCTGGAGGAGAGGGCCCGAAAGCTGCAGGAGACTAACCTGAGGGTG GTGAGTGCTCCCATGCCCAGTCCAGGGGCCAGCTTGGAGTTGTGCCGGAAGGCCCTGGCGCGCCAACGAGCCCGGGACCTCAGTGAGACAGCCAGCGCCCTGTTGGCCAAGGACAAGCAGATTGCTGCCTTGCAGCGGGAGTGCAGGGAGCTGCAGGCCAGGCTCACCCTGGCGGGCAAG GAGGGCCCCCAGTGGCTCCACGTGCGGGACTTCGACCGGCTGCTGCGCGAGTCCCAGCGGGAGGTGCTGCGGCTGCAGAGGCAGATCGCCCTGCGCAACCAGCGGGAGCCGCCCTCGCCGCCCCGGCCCCCGGGCCCCTCTGTCCCGGCCAGAGCAGGGGCGCCCGCCCCGGGGGCCCCGGGAGAG GCCACACCCCAGGAGGATGTGGAAAACCCGGCTGTGGTCCTAGGGGAGCCAGAGAAACAGCAGAGGGTGCAGCAACTG GAATCAGAGCTCagcaagaagaggaagaaatgcgAGAGTCTGGAGCAGGAAGCCCGGAAAAAGCAGAGGCGATGTGAGGAGCTG GAACTGCAGCTCAAGGCAGCCCAGAATGAGAATGCCCGCCTTGTGGAGGAGAACTCTCGGCTTAGTGGGAGAGCCACGGAGAAGGAGCAG GTGGAGTGGGAGAATGCAGAGCTGAGGGGCCAGCTCCTGGGGGTGACGCAGGAGAGGGACTCGGCCCTTCTCAAGAGCCAAAGCCTGCAGAGCAAGCTGGAGAGCTTGGAGCAGGTGCTGAAG CACATGCGGGAGGTGGCCcagcggcggcagcagctggAGGTGGAACATGAGCAGGCTCGGCTCAGCCTGCAGGAGAAGCGGGAGGAGGTCCGGAGGCTGCAGCAG GCCCAGGCGGAAGCCCAGAGGGAGCATGAAGGCGCTGTGCAGCTGCTGGAG TCTACCCTGGATTCCATGCAG GTCCGGGTCCGGGAGCTGGAGGAGCAGTGCCGCAGCCAGACTGAGCGCTTCAGCCTGCTGGCGCGGGAGCTCCAGGCCTTCCGCCTGCACCCTGGCCCCCTGGACCTGCTCACCTCCGCCCTGGGCTGCGGTGCCCCGGGGGACAGCCCGCCACACCCCTGTTGCTGCTCCACCCCGCAGCCCTGCCGCGGATCCGGCCCCAAAG ACCTCGACCTCCCACCAGCCTCCCCAGGACGCTGCACCCCGAAGTCTTCCGAGACTGCTTCTGCCACCCTTGCCGGGGTCTCCCGAAGGACGCCAGCCAAGAGGGCAGAGTCTCTGTCCAACTCCTCTCGCTCTGAGTCCATCCACAACAGCCCCAAGTCCTGCCCGACCCCCGAG GTGGATACGGCCAGTGAGGTGGAGGAACTGGAGGCAGACAGCGTCTCGCTGCTCCCGGCAGTGGCAGAGGGCGGCCGGGGCGGAGCCAGGGTCCAGGTCTTCCTAGCTCGCTACAG CTACAACCCCTTCGAGGGCCCCAACGAGAACCCAGAGGCTGAGCTGCCGCTGACCGCCGGCGAGTACATCTACATCTACGGCAGCATGGACGAGGATGGCTTCTTTGAAG GGGAGCTCATGGACGGCCGGCGGGGCCTGGTCCCTTCCAATTTTGTTGAGCGCGTGTCCGACGACGACctgctggcctccctgcctccggAGCTGGCTGACTTGTCCCACAGCTCAGGCCCCGAGCTCAGTTTTCTGAGCGGTGGCGGAGGCGGCAGCAGTAGTGGAGGCCAGAGCAGCGGGGGACACAGCCAGCCCCGACCGGAGGACGAGGCGGCTGGGGAGGTGCCCAGCCCGAGCCCCCCGCCAGAGGGCCTGGGGGAGCCCCCTGCCGTGCCTTACCCCCGCCGCCTGGCCGTCCTGAAGCAGCTGGCCCACAGCGTGGTGCTGGCCTGGGAGCCGCCTCCTGAGCGCGTGGAGCTGTGTGGCTACCATGTCTGTGTGAATGGGGAGCTGCGGCAGGCCCTGGGGTCCGGGGCACCCCCCACGGCTGTGCTGGAGAACTTGGACCTGCAGGCGGGGCCCCTGCGGGTCTCTGTGCAGGCCCTGACCAGCCGGGGTGGCTCCGACCCTCTGCGCTGCTGCTTGCTGCTGGGGGCTCGGGCCCGCGTGGCTCCTAGCCAGCTGCGGGTCCATCGGCTGACCGCCACATCTGCCGAGATCGCCTGGGTGCCCAGCAACAGCAGCTTGGCCCATGCTGTCTACCTCAACGGGGAAGAATGCCCCCCTGCCCGCCCCAGCACCTACTGGGCCACCTTCTGCCACCTGCGGCCTGGTACCCTCTATCAGGCCCGAGTGGAGGCTCAGCTCCCTCCTCGAGGGTCCTGGGAACCAGGCGGGGAGAGGCCAGAGCCGCGGGCTGCCACCCTGCAGTTCACCACGCTGCCAGCAG GTCCACCTGACGCCCCCCTGGATGTGCAGGTCGAGCCAGGGCCCTCCCCTGGGATCCTGATCATCAGCTGGCTCCCAGTGACGATCGATGCGGCTGGCACCTCCAACGGTGTCCGGGTCACAGGCTATGCCGTTTATGCTGATGGGCAGAAG ATCATGGAGGTGGCCTCGCCCACGGCGGGCAGCGTGCTGGTGGAGCTGGCgcagctgcagctgctgcagGCGTGCCGCGCAGTGGCCGTGCGCACCATGTCACCCCATGGCGAGTCGGCGGACTCCCTCCCAGCTCCCGTCGCCCCCGCCCTGGCTGAGGCCTCTTGGCCGGCCAGGGTCCCCTGTGCCTGCCCACGACCAGGCCCAGAGGCCAGACCACCCCTTGCTCCAGCCTCCCCGGGACTGGGGGATCCCAGCTCTCCTCTCCGGTGCCCCGACCCCTGTGGAGCTCAAGAGCCCCCGGGCGCCCCTCCAGCCAGCCCTCCCAGAGAAACGGCAGGAGGATCCTCAGAGGAGCCCCCAGCGCCTGTCTCGCAG GAGCAGGCTGGGGCAGCTATGCTGGGTGCCCCTGGGGATGGGAAGGCCAGCGAGCCCGTCTTGGGAGAGTGCATTCCTGGCCCTGCCACCTACTCCGTGGCCAAGGAGGACACTGAGCAGACCGTGGGAGAGGCCTGCCTGGCACCCGGCACCACCCAGGGAGCGTTGGCCCAGAGGCTGCCCTGTGCCCAGGCCTGCCgtggaggagacacagggtcCGGGCTGAGGCCCAGGGCTGAG GAGGATGCGGCGGAGCTGGGGGTCCGTCCGGGGAATGCCCTTGTGGACCAGGGCCGCAACTCGGATCTGTCAGACAtccaagaagaggaggaggaggaggaagaagagctgGGTGTCATCACCTGCTCCTTCCCGAAGCAGGTGGCTGGCCACAGCATCGGGGGGCAGGGGGCCAAG ccccagccccagcccgaCCCCTTCTGTGAGACCGACAGCGACGAGGAGATCTTGGAACAGATCCTGGAGCCGCCCCTCCAGCACTTCCGCAGCAAGAAGCTGTTTAGCATccccgaggaggaggaggaggaggaggaggaggaggccggaGAGGccgtgcaggaggagaaggggccagggGCAGGGTCTGCGTCCAGAGACCCCGGCCCGCCTGCACCCCTGCCTCCGGGTCTGGGCTGCGACGGCGCGCGGCCCCGCGGACCTGGCCTCTGCGCTTCGTCCCCCCAGCCCTGTAGGGCTGGGGACCGCCCAGAGGACCCGCTGGGACTGGTCGGTGGCAGCAGCTGGAGGAAAGGAAGTGGCTCCCCCGAAAAGCCCCCTGGCCGCAGGCGGTCCCCGGATCCCCGGGAACACTGCAGCCGGCTTCTCAGCAACGGCGGCGGCGGGTCCCAGGCCCCCGGCCGAGCACCGGGCCCTGCGCGCGAGAGGGGCGGCCCCTCTGCGGCCGAGGGCCCCAGGGCTCCGCCAGACGCCGGCGGGAGGGCGAGGCCCGCCCCCTCGAGGAAGTGCCCCCGGGGGCGAGCCCCGGAACTGGAACCGGGCCTGGCCAGCTGCCTCTCCCCCAAGTGTTTGGAAATCAGCATCGAATATGACTCTGAGGATGAGCAAGAGATGGGCGGCGGGGACATGAGCATCGCCAGCTCCGGCTGCCTCGGAGATGGGGGGGCCTGGGGTGCAGCCCCCGTGGGAAGGCCCAGGGCACCTCCGAAGGCCGGTTCAGGCCCCCACCCCTATCCGTACTCCCCGGCCTGGGAGAAGGGGGAGCCGGAACGGAGAGGCCGCAGTGCGACCGGCAGAGCCAAGGAGCCGCCCCCCCGG GCAGCAGAGTCTGGGGAGCCCAGAGGGCTGGAAAGCCCAGGGCAGAGCGGCTCCCAGCGGAGAAGGGGCTGGGCCCCCAGGCCAGGCTCCACAGAGCTGG CTCCCCCGAGGAGCCCTCCAGAAGCATCCCTGGCCCTCCGGGACCTCCCTGTCAGGGTCTTTGTGGCTCTGTTTGACTACGACCCCGTGTCAATGTCAcccaaccctgatgctggggaagaggaGCTCCCGTTCCGGGAGGGCCAGATCCTGAAG GTGTTTGGAGACAAGGATGCAGATGGCTTCTaccagggtgagggtgggggccgGTGGGGCTACATCCCCTGCAACATGGTGGCTGAGGTGGCCGTGGACAGCCCTGCGGGGACACAGCAGCTGCTCCAGCAGGGCCATCTGTCCCCAGAGGTTCTCGCCGAGGGCTCAG GGAACGGCCTGTTCGTCTACTCTGCAGCCCGTACGGCCGGGCCTCCCCCCAAGCCCCGCCGCTCCAAGAAAG GAACCCCTGCGCTGGCCTCCTCTGCTGGCCTGAAAGCTCCCCATTCCATGGTGGCTGCGTTTGACTACAACCCCCGGGAGAGCTCTCCCAACATGGATGTGGAG GCAGAGCTGCCCTTCCGGGCAGGGGATGTCATCACTGTGTTCGGGGCCATGGACGATGACGGTTTCTACTAT GGGGAGCTGAatggacagcggggcctggttcCATCCAACTTCCTGGAGGGCCCTGGGCCTGAGGCAGGCGGCTCAGACAGGGAGCCTGGGGCAGCCCCATCCGAGGGCCAG AGAACGAGGAGGAGAAGAGTCCAGTGCTAG
- the TSPOAP1 gene encoding peripheral-type benzodiazepine receptor-associated protein 1 isoform X5 produces the protein MEQLTSLPSLGDPGNMEPWALPAWQSWTPGRGGDAGGASPSMAGTPTDLRVGELRPEESSEPEGARSLGPVGGMEPGRTGTGLPSPARGALSSGPGCQRLEDPEAEAFSKGKLKMGFGDRPNLELLRAVGELQQRCAILKEENQMLRKSSFPETEEKVRRLKRKNAELAVIAKRLEERARKLQETNLRVVSAPMPSPGASLELCRKALARQRARDLSETASALLAKDKQIAALQRECRELQARLTLAGKEGPQWLHVRDFDRLLRESQREVLRLQRQIALRNQREPPSPPRPPGPSVPARAGAPAPGAPGEATPQEDVENPAVVLGEPEKQQRVQQLESELSKKRKKCESLEQEARKKQRRCEELELQLKAAQNENARLVEENSRLSGRATEKEQVEWENAELRGQLLGVTQERDSALLKSQSLQSKLESLEQVLKHMREVAQRRQQLEVEHEQARLSLQEKREEVRRLQQAQAEAQREHEGAVQLLESTLDSMQVRVRELEEQCRSQTERFSLLARELQAFRLHPGPLDLLTSALGCGAPGDSPPHPCCCSTPQPCRGSGPKDLDLPPASPGRCTPKSSETASATLAGVSRRTPAKRAESLSNSSRSESIHNSPKSCPTPEVDTASEVEELEADSVSLLPAVAEGGRGGARVQVFLARYSYNPFEGPNENPEAELPLTAGEYIYIYGSMDEDGFFEGELMDGRRGLVPSNFVERVSDDDLLASLPPELADLSHSSGPELSFLSGGGGGSSSGGQSSGGHSQPRPEDEAAGEVPSPSPPPEGLGEPPAVPYPRRLAVLKQLAHSVVLAWEPPPERVELCGYHVCVNGELRQALGSGAPPTAVLENLDLQAGPLRVSVQALTSRGGSDPLRCCLLLGARARVAPSQLRVHRLTATSAEIAWVPSNSSLAHAVYLNGEECPPARPSTYWATFCHLRPGTLYQARVEAQLPPRGSWEPGGERPEPRAATLQFTTLPAGPPDAPLDVQVEPGPSPGILIISWLPVTIDAAGTSNGVRVTGYAVYADGQKIMEVASPTAGSVLVELAQLQLLQACRAVAVRTMSPHGESADSLPAPVAPALAEASWPARVPCACPRPGPEARPPLAPASPGLGDPSSPLRCPDPCGAQEPPGAPPASPPRETAGGSSEEPPAPVSQEQAGAAMLGAPGDGKASEPVLGECIPGPATYSVAKEDTEQTVGEACLAPGTTQGALAQRLPCAQACRGGDTGSGLRPRAEEDAAELGVRPGNALVDQGRNSDLSDIQEEEEEEEEELGVITCSFPKQVAGHSIGGQGAKPQPQPDPFCETDSDEEILEQILEPPLQHFRSKKLFSIPEEEEEEEEEEAGEAVQEEKGPGAGSASRDPGPPAPLPPGLGCDGARPRGPGLCASSPQPCRAGDRPEDPLGLVGGSSWRKGSGSPEKPPGRRRSPDPREHCSRLLSNGGGGSQAPGRAPGPARERGGPSAAEGPRAPPDAGGRARPAPSRKCPRGRAPELEPGLASCLSPKCLEISIEYDSEDEQEMGGGDMSIASSGCLGDGGAWGAAPVGRPRAPPKAGSGPHPYPYSPAWEKGEPERRGRSATGRAKEPPPRAAESGEPRGLESPGQSGSQRRRGWAPRPGSTELAPPRSPPEASLALRDLPVRVFVALFDYDPVSMSPNPDAGEEELPFREGQILKVFGDKDADGFYQGEGGGRWGYIPCNMVAEVAVDSPAGTQQLLQQGHLSPEVLAEGSGNGLFVYSAARTAGPPPKPRRSKKGTPALASSAGLKAPHSMVAAFDYNPRESSPNMDVEDWVSSTQGPPAPPGWPCAPGPRCFLKVEPGLPQGPSRKVWVLLSKGKQLLRKLGSGKKE, from the exons ATGGAGCAACTGACATCCCTTCCATCGCTGGGGGACCCAGGAAACATGGAGCCATGGGCACTGCCCGCCTGGCAGAGCTGGACTCCAGGCCGGGGGGGTGATGCTGGAGGTGCATCCCCAAGCATGGCTGGTACCCCCACAGATCTGCGTGTTGGAGAACTGAGGCCTGAGGAGAGTTCCGAGCCTGAGGGAGCCCGAAGCCTGGGGCCTGTGGGGGGCATGGAGCCTGGAAGAACAGGAACTGGGCTGCCCAGCCCTGCGCGGGGAGCCTTGAGCTCCGGACCCGGCTGTCAGAGGCTGGAGGACCCGGAGGCAGAGGCTTTCTCTAAG GGCAAGCTGAAAATGGGCTTCGGGGACAGGCCCAATCTGGAGCTGCTGAGGGCCGTGGGGGAGCTGCAGCAGCGCTGTGCCATCCTTAAGGAGGAGAACCAGATGCTG AGGAAGAGCAGCTTCCCAGAGACGGAGGAGAAGGTGCGGAGACTGAAGCGGAAGAATGCCGAGCTGGCGGTCATTGCCAAGCGCCTGGAGGAGAGGGCCCGAAAGCTGCAGGAGACTAACCTGAGGGTG GTGAGTGCTCCCATGCCCAGTCCAGGGGCCAGCTTGGAGTTGTGCCGGAAGGCCCTGGCGCGCCAACGAGCCCGGGACCTCAGTGAGACAGCCAGCGCCCTGTTGGCCAAGGACAAGCAGATTGCTGCCTTGCAGCGGGAGTGCAGGGAGCTGCAGGCCAGGCTCACCCTGGCGGGCAAG GAGGGCCCCCAGTGGCTCCACGTGCGGGACTTCGACCGGCTGCTGCGCGAGTCCCAGCGGGAGGTGCTGCGGCTGCAGAGGCAGATCGCCCTGCGCAACCAGCGGGAGCCGCCCTCGCCGCCCCGGCCCCCGGGCCCCTCTGTCCCGGCCAGAGCAGGGGCGCCCGCCCCGGGGGCCCCGGGAGAG GCCACACCCCAGGAGGATGTGGAAAACCCGGCTGTGGTCCTAGGGGAGCCAGAGAAACAGCAGAGGGTGCAGCAACTG GAATCAGAGCTCagcaagaagaggaagaaatgcgAGAGTCTGGAGCAGGAAGCCCGGAAAAAGCAGAGGCGATGTGAGGAGCTG GAACTGCAGCTCAAGGCAGCCCAGAATGAGAATGCCCGCCTTGTGGAGGAGAACTCTCGGCTTAGTGGGAGAGCCACGGAGAAGGAGCAG GTGGAGTGGGAGAATGCAGAGCTGAGGGGCCAGCTCCTGGGGGTGACGCAGGAGAGGGACTCGGCCCTTCTCAAGAGCCAAAGCCTGCAGAGCAAGCTGGAGAGCTTGGAGCAGGTGCTGAAG CACATGCGGGAGGTGGCCcagcggcggcagcagctggAGGTGGAACATGAGCAGGCTCGGCTCAGCCTGCAGGAGAAGCGGGAGGAGGTCCGGAGGCTGCAGCAG GCCCAGGCGGAAGCCCAGAGGGAGCATGAAGGCGCTGTGCAGCTGCTGGAG TCTACCCTGGATTCCATGCAG GTCCGGGTCCGGGAGCTGGAGGAGCAGTGCCGCAGCCAGACTGAGCGCTTCAGCCTGCTGGCGCGGGAGCTCCAGGCCTTCCGCCTGCACCCTGGCCCCCTGGACCTGCTCACCTCCGCCCTGGGCTGCGGTGCCCCGGGGGACAGCCCGCCACACCCCTGTTGCTGCTCCACCCCGCAGCCCTGCCGCGGATCCGGCCCCAAAG ACCTCGACCTCCCACCAGCCTCCCCAGGACGCTGCACCCCGAAGTCTTCCGAGACTGCTTCTGCCACCCTTGCCGGGGTCTCCCGAAGGACGCCAGCCAAGAGGGCAGAGTCTCTGTCCAACTCCTCTCGCTCTGAGTCCATCCACAACAGCCCCAAGTCCTGCCCGACCCCCGAG GTGGATACGGCCAGTGAGGTGGAGGAACTGGAGGCAGACAGCGTCTCGCTGCTCCCGGCAGTGGCAGAGGGCGGCCGGGGCGGAGCCAGGGTCCAGGTCTTCCTAGCTCGCTACAG CTACAACCCCTTCGAGGGCCCCAACGAGAACCCAGAGGCTGAGCTGCCGCTGACCGCCGGCGAGTACATCTACATCTACGGCAGCATGGACGAGGATGGCTTCTTTGAAG GGGAGCTCATGGACGGCCGGCGGGGCCTGGTCCCTTCCAATTTTGTTGAGCGCGTGTCCGACGACGACctgctggcctccctgcctccggAGCTGGCTGACTTGTCCCACAGCTCAGGCCCCGAGCTCAGTTTTCTGAGCGGTGGCGGAGGCGGCAGCAGTAGTGGAGGCCAGAGCAGCGGGGGACACAGCCAGCCCCGACCGGAGGACGAGGCGGCTGGGGAGGTGCCCAGCCCGAGCCCCCCGCCAGAGGGCCTGGGGGAGCCCCCTGCCGTGCCTTACCCCCGCCGCCTGGCCGTCCTGAAGCAGCTGGCCCACAGCGTGGTGCTGGCCTGGGAGCCGCCTCCTGAGCGCGTGGAGCTGTGTGGCTACCATGTCTGTGTGAATGGGGAGCTGCGGCAGGCCCTGGGGTCCGGGGCACCCCCCACGGCTGTGCTGGAGAACTTGGACCTGCAGGCGGGGCCCCTGCGGGTCTCTGTGCAGGCCCTGACCAGCCGGGGTGGCTCCGACCCTCTGCGCTGCTGCTTGCTGCTGGGGGCTCGGGCCCGCGTGGCTCCTAGCCAGCTGCGGGTCCATCGGCTGACCGCCACATCTGCCGAGATCGCCTGGGTGCCCAGCAACAGCAGCTTGGCCCATGCTGTCTACCTCAACGGGGAAGAATGCCCCCCTGCCCGCCCCAGCACCTACTGGGCCACCTTCTGCCACCTGCGGCCTGGTACCCTCTATCAGGCCCGAGTGGAGGCTCAGCTCCCTCCTCGAGGGTCCTGGGAACCAGGCGGGGAGAGGCCAGAGCCGCGGGCTGCCACCCTGCAGTTCACCACGCTGCCAGCAG GTCCACCTGACGCCCCCCTGGATGTGCAGGTCGAGCCAGGGCCCTCCCCTGGGATCCTGATCATCAGCTGGCTCCCAGTGACGATCGATGCGGCTGGCACCTCCAACGGTGTCCGGGTCACAGGCTATGCCGTTTATGCTGATGGGCAGAAG ATCATGGAGGTGGCCTCGCCCACGGCGGGCAGCGTGCTGGTGGAGCTGGCgcagctgcagctgctgcagGCGTGCCGCGCAGTGGCCGTGCGCACCATGTCACCCCATGGCGAGTCGGCGGACTCCCTCCCAGCTCCCGTCGCCCCCGCCCTGGCTGAGGCCTCTTGGCCGGCCAGGGTCCCCTGTGCCTGCCCACGACCAGGCCCAGAGGCCAGACCACCCCTTGCTCCAGCCTCCCCGGGACTGGGGGATCCCAGCTCTCCTCTCCGGTGCCCCGACCCCTGTGGAGCTCAAGAGCCCCCGGGCGCCCCTCCAGCCAGCCCTCCCAGAGAAACGGCAGGAGGATCCTCAGAGGAGCCCCCAGCGCCTGTCTCGCAG GAGCAGGCTGGGGCAGCTATGCTGGGTGCCCCTGGGGATGGGAAGGCCAGCGAGCCCGTCTTGGGAGAGTGCATTCCTGGCCCTGCCACCTACTCCGTGGCCAAGGAGGACACTGAGCAGACCGTGGGAGAGGCCTGCCTGGCACCCGGCACCACCCAGGGAGCGTTGGCCCAGAGGCTGCCCTGTGCCCAGGCCTGCCgtggaggagacacagggtcCGGGCTGAGGCCCAGGGCTGAG GAGGATGCGGCGGAGCTGGGGGTCCGTCCGGGGAATGCCCTTGTGGACCAGGGCCGCAACTCGGATCTGTCAGACAtccaagaagaggaggaggaggaggaagaagagctgGGTGTCATCACCTGCTCCTTCCCGAAGCAGGTGGCTGGCCACAGCATCGGGGGGCAGGGGGCCAAG ccccagccccagcccgaCCCCTTCTGTGAGACCGACAGCGACGAGGAGATCTTGGAACAGATCCTGGAGCCGCCCCTCCAGCACTTCCGCAGCAAGAAGCTGTTTAGCATccccgaggaggaggaggaggaggaggaggaggaggccggaGAGGccgtgcaggaggagaaggggccagggGCAGGGTCTGCGTCCAGAGACCCCGGCCCGCCTGCACCCCTGCCTCCGGGTCTGGGCTGCGACGGCGCGCGGCCCCGCGGACCTGGCCTCTGCGCTTCGTCCCCCCAGCCCTGTAGGGCTGGGGACCGCCCAGAGGACCCGCTGGGACTGGTCGGTGGCAGCAGCTGGAGGAAAGGAAGTGGCTCCCCCGAAAAGCCCCCTGGCCGCAGGCGGTCCCCGGATCCCCGGGAACACTGCAGCCGGCTTCTCAGCAACGGCGGCGGCGGGTCCCAGGCCCCCGGCCGAGCACCGGGCCCTGCGCGCGAGAGGGGCGGCCCCTCTGCGGCCGAGGGCCCCAGGGCTCCGCCAGACGCCGGCGGGAGGGCGAGGCCCGCCCCCTCGAGGAAGTGCCCCCGGGGGCGAGCCCCGGAACTGGAACCGGGCCTGGCCAGCTGCCTCTCCCCCAAGTGTTTGGAAATCAGCATCGAATATGACTCTGAGGATGAGCAAGAGATGGGCGGCGGGGACATGAGCATCGCCAGCTCCGGCTGCCTCGGAGATGGGGGGGCCTGGGGTGCAGCCCCCGTGGGAAGGCCCAGGGCACCTCCGAAGGCCGGTTCAGGCCCCCACCCCTATCCGTACTCCCCGGCCTGGGAGAAGGGGGAGCCGGAACGGAGAGGCCGCAGTGCGACCGGCAGAGCCAAGGAGCCGCCCCCCCGG GCAGCAGAGTCTGGGGAGCCCAGAGGGCTGGAAAGCCCAGGGCAGAGCGGCTCCCAGCGGAGAAGGGGCTGGGCCCCCAGGCCAGGCTCCACAGAGCTGG CTCCCCCGAGGAGCCCTCCAGAAGCATCCCTGGCCCTCCGGGACCTCCCTGTCAGGGTCTTTGTGGCTCTGTTTGACTACGACCCCGTGTCAATGTCAcccaaccctgatgctggggaagaggaGCTCCCGTTCCGGGAGGGCCAGATCCTGAAG GTGTTTGGAGACAAGGATGCAGATGGCTTCTaccagggtgagggtgggggccgGTGGGGCTACATCCCCTGCAACATGGTGGCTGAGGTGGCCGTGGACAGCCCTGCGGGGACACAGCAGCTGCTCCAGCAGGGCCATCTGTCCCCAGAGGTTCTCGCCGAGGGCTCAG GGAACGGCCTGTTCGTCTACTCTGCAGCCCGTACGGCCGGGCCTCCCCCCAAGCCCCGCCGCTCCAAGAAAG GAACCCCTGCGCTGGCCTCCTCTGCTGGCCTGAAAGCTCCCCATTCCATGGTGGCTGCGTTTGACTACAACCCCCGGGAGAGCTCTCCCAACATGGATGTGGAG GACTGGGTTAGCTCAACCCAGGGGCCCCCAGCGCCCCCAGGCTGGCCCTGTGCTCCTGGCCCTCGCTGCTTCCTCAAGGTTGAACCAGGGTTGCCACAGGGCCCAAGCAGGAAGGTGTGGGTTCTCCTCTCCAAGGGGAAGCAGCTTCTCAGGAAACTGGGCTCGGGGAAGAAGGAGTGA